Proteins encoded within one genomic window of Prosthecobacter fusiformis:
- a CDS encoding sigma-70 family RNA polymerase sigma factor gives MSNRDPFLPLFLAAQPDLRAFIGAAVRDPVTREDVFQEVAMILWKKFESYDPSRSFGAWARGVAAKKILEDRRLRARLPETCTPETLEALSRGFAQEEAEASVQDREKALNFCLEILPERSASILEARYYQEQPVEVIALNARISTEALYQVLSRLRKQLRECVQRRLGLPY, from the coding sequence ATGTCCAACCGTGACCCCTTTCTTCCTTTGTTTCTTGCAGCGCAGCCTGACCTGCGAGCTTTTATCGGAGCGGCGGTGAGGGATCCGGTGACGAGGGAGGATGTGTTTCAGGAGGTGGCTATGATCTTGTGGAAGAAATTTGAATCCTATGATCCCTCGCGTTCTTTCGGCGCCTGGGCACGGGGTGTTGCAGCCAAGAAGATCCTGGAGGACCGGCGGCTGCGGGCGCGGCTGCCGGAAACGTGCACGCCGGAAACCTTGGAAGCGCTGTCCCGCGGATTTGCACAGGAGGAGGCTGAGGCCAGCGTGCAGGACCGGGAGAAGGCCCTGAATTTTTGCCTGGAGATCCTGCCTGAGCGTAGCGCCAGCATTCTGGAGGCACGTTATTATCAGGAGCAGCCGGTGGAGGTGATTGCGCTGAATGCCCGCATTTCCACGGAGGCTCTGTATCAAGTTTTAAGCCGCCTGCGCAAGCAGCTCCGGGAGTGTGTGCAGCGTCGTCTGGGTCTGCCTTATTGA